Genomic DNA from Desulfuromonas versatilis:
CCCCCTCCCCTTCGACCAGATCGATCTTGGCAGTGATGCCGAGAAGAGCCGAGCTGAGCCCCACCGAGCGAGCATGAATCGTTTCCTCATCGTCAGGCGCCTCGGGCAGTCTCTGGCGGCTCTCCTTGTCGACCCGACGGTGCTTGAGCTTGCCGTCGACCGTATCGGCGCTGTGGGCGAACTCGCCCTGTACCCACATGAGGTAGCCGAGGCGCGGGCAGTAGACGTATTCGTTGAGCATCCGGGCGGGGATGAAGGGAAGATCTGGATTTTCTGCCATGAGTGTGACCTCCTTTCGCTCCATCGAAATCCCCCTCAATCCCCATTTTTCAAAGGGGGAGGCTCCTCTCCCCGGAAAGCTGGACGGGTGTCGGCCAAGGTGTGCAACCATCCCCCCCTTTGATAAAGGGGGGTCAGGGGGGATTTCCAATCACCTGCTGCATCTGCCTCAAAATGGCTTCCAGCACTCCTTCCGTCTCCTGCAATACCTGGATGTTGTTAAACCGCAGGACCCTAATTCCCAAGCCAGCAAGATGCTGATCCCGCTGAAAGTCCTTCACACGGTGGTCAGGTTCGTAATGCTGGGAGCCATCGACCTCGATCACCAACCGGCACGCCGGAGCGTAAAAATCGACTATAAAACGGGCGATCGGCTTTTGACGGTAAAACTGCACGCCCAACAATTGCTTGCGGCGCAGGTGTGACCAAAGCAGTCGCTCGGCATCGGTCAGGTTTTTGCGTAAGTCGCGAGCTGGCTCTTTAAGGCCGGCATTGTATTTGAGCATTGCAATCTCCGTTGGTGACATTCCCGGAATCGAAATCCCCCTCAATCCCCCTTTTCCAAAGGGGGACTTTGAAGAGCGAGATAACATACCCAGCCCGAAAGAGAAAGACTCCCCCCTTTGGAAAAGGGGGGGCGGGGGGGATTTCCTTCAATCGGCCGGGGCGAAGAGGCCGAGGCCGTAGAACCGCCCGCCGCCGATACAGACGGGTCCACCGATCGAAACCGGCCTTTGTTGATCGTCACGCCACCGGACTTTAACGTGATAACGGGGGAATCTCTTGAGATGATCGGGCACACCATAGCGACCCGCCAGAGAAGCGCCGCGCCAATACCCGACCTTGCGCCATTCAATCAAGGCATTTTTTGCCAGCGCCTCGGGGAAATACGCCTGCCTTATCGCTTTGCGGAGCAAACCATCGATGCGATCATGAAGATGGTCCCGCAGCCGTTTTTGCTCCTCCGCGTTGGTTACGATTTGGAGTCGCCGCCTGTAATGCGCTGGGTCATCGTACCCCGGAAGGACTACGGGAGTCACCGTTGCCCAGCATGAGGATGGGCGGATGTATGCACAAATCACCTTATCCGAGCCGGGCAGCAAGGAGAGCAACGCCATCGCCTCTTTATCATCCCCCTCGGCTTTTCCTTCTTTCTCCAGCATCTGCCCCGAGAGTGCGCGACGAGCCCAGTTGATCTTGTCACCACTTGCTTCATCAAAGGCGGTGACAATTACTCGCCGGACACTGCCAACCACCGGCGCTTTGCCGTCTCCGCGTGCTTCGAGGCTCGGCAGCGGAAGATAGGCAAGCCGCTGCGACCCAACTGGCTGATGTTTTTCGTCCCCAATAGATTCACCATGCCCGAGGATGCAGCCGTTTATCCCTTCCTCTGGCCAACCCGAGCCTTGCGCTGCGCGGCGCGCGGCATGGCGCGTCATCCCGGCCACGGTGAGCGCCCATTTTACCGTATCAAAGGGACGAAATCCGCTGGCGTCCGTTCTCAGCAGGGAGAATGCGGCGACTTCCCGCAGCGGTGGATCAATATCCCGGCGATAATTGACCTTGTCGTAGACAACCAAAGGCGGCGGGGGGACGAAGCTGCCGTCTGCCAGACGCCCCAGAAAACCGGCATGCCTCGCCTGCAAATCAGCCAGTGTCCCTCTGACCGGTACCCGCAAGCCTCCCTCGCCGGTCCCGGCATGGGGCAGCCAACGCTCACCAAACAGAGCTTCCACTTGCTCAGCGGAAAGTATCGTTCCGTTTCCCACCACCACATCGATACCCCAGCCCAATACGTTAATGTTTTGCGCCGGCCCAGCGATGGCCTTAACATGGCCGACAATCTCAGCGTTAACGGGCTCGTGCATTCGCCAGAGGTAATGGATCGAACTACCATCGAGTAAATGAGTGGGTTGTACGGTTTTCATCGAGCGCTGCTTGGCTGGAGCTTTATCGCCAGGCGGATCTTGGCCAACGGCCCAATATGAAGCTGGAAGGTCCATGGCGTTGTTCGGCACAGACAGCCGGTATGGAGAGACCGAGGACAGGCCGGATGGCGCGATGATAACCGGCGCAGTCTGTGCTTGGAGCCACTGCAATGCTGCACTGTCTCCATCAGATAATGCCCCTCCGTTCATCCGGGCTGCGGCAGCCACCAGCGCCTGAAAAACCCGCAATGGCGATGGGGGCCATTCCGGCTCACCACCATCCCGTCTGCCGTGGAAACGGCAGTCGAGGAAGTCGATTGTCAATGCAAAGTACATGGTCATGACATGCCCCCCGGTCATTTCGCTTTTTTCTTTGAACCACTGTCGGTTACGTCTTTTTTCGCCAAATTTATGTCAAAGAGCACTTCCCGACCCGGCGCAACTCCATATTCCTTTGCAACGGCCTCAGCATAAACGAGCGCCTCGTCGTGCTTGAGATTTGCATCTTCGCGGCTGCCATCATTGAAAACCACTTTGAACTCAAGTGGTTTTTCAAGATCGCGGACAAGATTACACCCTTGGCGCAAGTATCTAGCTGCCGACGATGTGAATGCAGTTAAGGCAAGGCCGAGTATGTAGCGTTGAAGAGTCTTGGACTTTACTTTGTCCGGTCCTGCCGAAAGTAAACGGAGCGCGGCAAGATGGAGCGTGGCGTCACGGCGAATGCCCCCCGTAGCGATCACGCCACCATGCGTGCCTGTTGCAGGCACATGGACGAACCCGCGTTCCGCGTATGCATCCTTAATCTTTTTGTCGGATGTATCTTCAAGCAGCTCTTGACCCAAATAATCCGTCGCCGGGTTGAACTGTGCCGACCGAGTCAATTTGTGTACGTTAAACGCTCGGATTTTAGAATCAACCAAGCGCGGAAGTTTAGCTTGGGTATCCCGGGAATCCCAAACTCCGAAAACAAGCGAAGTCGGCGCAATTTTTGCCAGAAGTTCCGCATTACCGTTTTGCACTGCCTTGAAGGCCTCACGGAGTTCTTGCTGTAATGCGGAGCAACGGACAATGGCATCGCCAGCGCGATGACCAGCCTCCAAGAGGTTAACGCGCTTGGTGCCAGCCTTCACTACCACCTGCGGCACCAGATCGGCATACTCAGATGACATGAACATGGGTTCAATCCGGTTAGCTTGCGAACCAACGCTATCTATCAGGCAAACATTGGTCCCGTCCGGGAACTCGTCAATGTTGTATCCACCCTTGAAGGTCTTGTCCTCGCTGGCAGCAAAAGTCGCGGGGAACAGCACACCATCATGGCCCTCGACCGGCATCAATTTTTCACGTATTACCAGTGCGGCTGGTCCAGAGTTTTCAAGCCAGTGGTCAAACTTCTGCACTAGATCGTTCATTGTCAGCTCCTTTGAATTGGGGTGGCAGGGTTAAATGCCTTGTGCTTCCTCTGGTCTGTTCGAAAAGCGTTTTCAAAGCGAAATCCATCACCGTTCCCAAGGAGGCCAGAAACAGCCATAGGAATGGTGGCAATCGGCAAGGGGTAGTGCCATGTAAAGTAGTCGAACACCCGTGGAGTCTCGGTTGGCTTCGGGCGGCACCTTTGAAGGCCGATAAAGCACAGGGCTTCTACTGCAGGGTAGGCAAGAGTTGTCATCGCCAAAGAGTCCGGCGAAAAACCAACATCAATGGACCATGCGTTTGCACCACGGCGCGCGTCGAAATAGAAGGGCTCCCGCTTTTTTCGTTTAAGACCTCGTTTACCGCTTGATACATTCACTGAGGGGTCAAAAACTACCGTGCCTTGGTTCATTGGATCTTCGTACTGCGGTTCAATGGCATGGCACATCGCAATAAAAATCTTGCGTTCGTCCATCGAACCAGCCCATGTTTTGATTGACTTATCTTTCCACCAATCCAAACGGAGGTTTATTGGCATTTCAATGATCAACGGATAGACTTCACCAGATAAATCTTCGTCTCCCTCGCCTGGCTCTACATCGTTACATTCGGCGTTATTCATCGAAAGCCGAATACTTTGTGCCGCTTCCAGCATTTGCGACAAAGAACCGGTGGTATCCTTTGTCAGAATGCAGAAATGACCATTCTCAAACCATCCCTCTGCACCTACCCAAAGCCTGTCGGCAAGTTCAAGCAGCCCGCAGCAAGCAAAGAATTGGCCGGGGTTAGAGGGATCAACGGGAATGCTGATCATGGGCGTTGGCATCGAATGCATCAGACACCTCCTTGTGAGGGCGATACACCGCCATCAGCGAAAACTTCGCCGGGTCCAAGCTGAGACGCCATGGCGTCGGCAGAGCGCACAAGTGATTCGAGATAGGCAAGTCCCCAGCGACCATACTTCCGCTGCAATCGACCGTAACGGCGGGGAATTTCATTAACAATTGCCATTGTGACCATATCCGGCCAATTTGGATCAAACGTCTCATGGGCAGGGAAGTGCGGCCTGGCACGGCCATGATGGGCGGCGACAAGGTGCAGGACGAGGTCCCGTATCTCGGCCGGTAACTCCAGAAACTCCGTGTCGCTGGATAAATCGACAAGCGAACCGAACTCGTGGCGATATTCGCTAAGATTGATCGGCCACATTCCTGGCCCGGATTTCGCCAGCACCTGTTGCGGATAGTCGCGATTGCCGATGGAGCGCTGCCAAACCAAGCGATCTTTCCCGCGGTCATGCCAGCGAGTCGCCAGCACAACCGCCTTTGCTTCTAGCCCCTCCAAACCTAAACGGTCAACGAGCCTTGTTGCGAAATCCTCGGCAGAACAAAGGTGGGGTGTCAGCTCTTCCTTTATTCTTGCTGTCCTCGACCCCTCATCGTCGGCGGAGCGGGGCCGCACATACCAGTGCCAGTAGCGCCGACTGGTCGAATCTGCCTCTTCATCCTCCTCTTCGTCGCCATCGGGACGCACGTCGATAGTTCGCACCAGCCGCATCCATAGAGGAGGATCATCGTCATCCCAGACGCGACAGCGCCGGGGCCTGCCATTCCCGTCCAACCAGTGATCGGCTATGTCATAAATCGCCCCGGAGCTATTACCAGCATCGCCATTTAATATGCCGCCTTCGAGACCACCGACCACCGGCGGTAACAACACCGTACAATCGGCGAGGTTCAGCACTGGCTTCTTTTGTTTGTCCCGCTCGACCAACCTCGTCAAGGAGAGCACTTCAACAACGCCGTCAGAATTAAGGAGCCAGACGGGCGTCAACGGGCAGCGGGCGGCAACTTTCTCAAGCTCGGAAAATACCCGCGGAGTCTGGTCACGCAACAATTCGTGGGGCTTGAGAGGATAGTCTTCAAGCAGGTCTTCCGGTGGGGGGGCTTGCGACATCCCGCCGACAAAACCGACCTCATCCCGCCACGCAATGTGGGTTGCGGGCTGTTCCCACTCAGTAACGCCATGCAGCCAATCGGCAACGGGCGGACGACCGGGCAGTTTCTGGCGGACGGTGGTCAGCGCCCAGGCATCAAAAAGAATCTCGCTCGTGGGAAGAATTCCTGGAGGTGGCGTAAAAGCGGCTTGCCGGTCGGCAACGGGTATTTTGCTCAAGGCCACCGGATTCGCATCCCGACGCTGATCATCACGCATGGGCAGCCGTTGAAGTACGGTCAGGGTTCGACCACAGGCCCGGTCGAAGGGGGTAAAAGGCTTCTCCTTTGTCTTGGTCGATGATTCGGGTTCGCGCGCATCCGCGTCTTTTGCATAGGTGCGATGTACGACATCGATACGGGCATCGCCTGCACCGAAACGATTCACCCGCCCGAAACGCTGCATCATGCTGTCGAAGGGCGTCAAGTCGCAGACTAAATGGTCCGCCGAAATGTTGACCCCGACCTCCCCAGCAGAGGTACATAGGAGATAGACGGTGCCCGTTCGCGGCGTCGCTTCCGTTGATGGTAAGAAACGGGCAAAGATTGAATTCTCCCTGGCCAGGGCGTCGCGCTCATAGCCGCGCAGGGTGCCGGTCAGCGTCTCAACACACTCCGGGACAACTTTGCGCAGTGCGGCGGCCACCTTCGTAACCTCTCTCACCCCACGCAGAAAAACGAGAATTGCCTGGCCGCTGTCTTTGTATCCTTTGGCAAGTTGTTCTACCTTGTCCGCCACCCTTCTCTCGTCGTCAACAGGATGAAAAGCAATCCCCTTTTTCGCTCCGAGCCGTTTCCGGGCAACACCATGGGTCTGATCTTCTTCGGTAAATAAATCCTCCTCGCCACTTGCATCTGAGCGAGAAGTTGCGGTTAACTCCATAACACGGAACAGTCCAAATTCCTGGCAACGCCGCTGTTCGGCAGCAATGGCCGAAAGCATCTCCTGAAAAGCAGGCTCGAGATGGGCTTCATCATGCACCAGCAAGGCATCCTGGCCAAGAAACCCAGCATGCAAAGGACGGGATTTGAATCCGCACCCATAGCCGGAAAACAGCAGCCTGCTGCCGATCATATCCACCGTACCAACGATGATCGCGGGCCGGGCAGGGTCATGCCGCCACTCTGCATTGTCTGCAAATTGTCCACGAAGCGTGCTAAGCGCCAAAGGTATTGCATCGGCTCGGGCCTGGAGTGACCGCAAAGCCTCGGCGATAGCCCAAAGGGCCGGATTGGCGACGAGCACTTTTCGCATTTTCTCAGCCTCGTCGGTAGCCTGATCCACAATGGTTCTTCGGTTAACTACGTAAACAAGTCGCCTAGGATACCCTGACATGGAGCCGTTCAAGGCATGATGGACAAGCGCCAGGAGCCATATTGCAATGATCGACGTTTTTCCTAGGCCCGTCGGGGCGGGGCAAGCCTCACGAAATTGTTTTTCAAGGAATTCACCAAACAGCTTTCTTTGCCATGGGAATGGTCCATGGCCCGTGAGGCATTCAAACTGCGAATCGAAACTTAAATGTGTATCCATGAACACCTCCATCATTTACGCAAGGTTCGCTCCACCCATTAGCCGATACCTGGTAGGTGGATATTCCGCTCCAAGAGGTTCCTGGTTTTCACCTGGCAGTGTTCAATAACCCATTCCGGACCCCCACCCTACCACCCCAAGGTAGACACCCAGTGTCCCCCCTCACAAAAAAATTTTTATTTTCTGCTGAACCACCAACCCTCTACCCATATCCAAGTCCCCCTTTGAAAAAGGGGGATTTAGGGGGATTTGCTTTTGCCGGGCCTGTCTCCGAAAAAAATCCCCCCGAGCCCCCCTTCTCAAAGGGGGGATTCCTGAGCTGCCTTGTTTTGGACAAGCGGTGGGTGCCAGTGTTACCCATTGCGGTAAACTCCCACCATCCTCCCGATCTCCTCCCGCACCTGGCGCCGCAGCTCCTCCGGCTCGATCACCTCGACATCGGCACCGAACTGCAGCACCCGCAGCTTTATTTCGCGAAAGTCGGCGACGGGGAAGCTCAGATCGAGGCTGCCGTCTGGGTGTTCGGATAGCCGCTGATGGGGGTGCCAGAGCTGTTCACGGATCCAGGCGGCACGGAAGGGCGAGAAGCGTAGGACGACATGGGTCAGACCTGTGCCCTGAAAGATGCCGAAACCTCCTTCTAGCTGCCCTTGCCAGTCTGCCCGGGGCCGGGGGTCAAAACACTCTGGGAGAATCTTCGGTTCGGTCATACGCGAGAGGAAAAACTTGCGCCAGTCCGATCGCCGCCGGCAGTAGGCGATCAGTACCCAACTGCCCATGTAATGCTGCAGGTGGTGGGGTTCGACTCGGCGAGTGCTGCTTTTTCTTGTGCGCGGGGATTGATAGGTGAAGCTCAGCAGGCGTTGCTGCAGCAGGGCCTCGGAGACCGTGCGGAAGGTCTCGGCCTGGGCCGGAGCGTAGCCGTTCCAGGTGGCGGAAAAGACCTCATCCATGCGGGCTTCGCTGAGGCCGAGATCCCCCATGGAGGCGAAGAGCTTTTTGCCAAAGGAGGCTATAGACCGGCTGATCAGACCACCGGCACTGGCCGAGAGCAGGTTGCGAGCGAGCAGGATGGCGAGAAGCTCTTCCTGGGAGACCTGGATCGGCGGCAACTCGAAGCCATGTTCGGTGTAATGGTAGCCGCGGCGGCTGCCATCATACTCCAGCGGCGCAAATAGGCGGTCGGCCATGCGGTCGATATCGCGCTGGGCGGTTTTTCGTGAGAGCTCAAAACGCTCTGCCAGCCCCGCTGCGTTGGGGAACTTTCCGGCTTTGACCTGGCTGTGAAACCACAGGTAGCGCTCGTAGACAAGATGGTCGCCCAATGGCTGGCCCTCCTGACAATGCAGAATCGAACATGCTATGGGATTGAAGGATGATCGTCATTCAGGTACCAACCTAGATAATCTATTATTAATAATTGACGATGCAATAAAATTTTCAAACATTTTACATTCTTCCGCATGCAAGGAAGTTGGCCTCCTAAAAATTAACGAGAAAACCGGGTATTCCACAGCGAAGTCTCCATTGGATTTTCAGGGGCAAAGGGTCACCCATTAAAAGACATAAGGCCAGCCCTTGAAGACTTCAGCTTTCATCGCCTGCGCCCCTGCCTAAAAAGGGGACGGATTTATTTTTGATTCCGGTCCCCGCCCAATTTTTCTCCAGGAAAGGGTGCGCGAGTTGACAACATGCAGCATGCAGCACGTTTCCTAGGTGACCCTGTTAAATTAAGGAAGAAGATTTGACAAGCAGGAGGGCCTCAAGAACACTTCAGGTAAAGAGTCGCCGACTCTCACGAGGCATTCCGCATGAAGCCAACCGACCCAGTTGGAGCACCGCCGCCCGCCCCCTCCTTTCGCGAAGCCCTGCGGATCTGGATCAAGGTGGCGCTTTTGAGTTTCGGCGGACCTGCCGGACAGATCGCGGTCATGCACCGCCTGGTGGTCGAGGAAAAGCAGTGGATCGGCGAGCGCCGGTTTCTCGTCGCCCTCAATTACGCCATGGTCCTGCCGGGCCCCGAAGCCCAGCAGCTCGCGACCTACCTGGGGTGGCTGCTGCACGGCACCCGCGGCGGCCTGGCCGCAGGCACCCTCTTTGTCCTTCCCGGATTTTTGGCCATCCTGGCGCTGAGCATCCTCTACGCCTATTTCCGGGACCTGGCGGTGGT
This window encodes:
- a CDS encoding endonuclease domain-containing protein translates to MLKYNAGLKEPARDLRKNLTDAERLLWSHLRRKQLLGVQFYRQKPIARFIVDFYAPACRLVIEVDGSQHYEPDHRVKDFQRDQHLAGLGIRVLRFNNIQVLQETEGVLEAILRQMQQVIGNPP
- a CDS encoding helix-turn-helix transcriptional regulator; this translates as MGDHLVYERYLWFHSQVKAGKFPNAAGLAERFELSRKTAQRDIDRMADRLFAPLEYDGSRRGYHYTEHGFELPPIQVSQEELLAILLARNLLSASAGGLISRSIASFGKKLFASMGDLGLSEARMDEVFSATWNGYAPAQAETFRTVSEALLQQRLLSFTYQSPRTRKSSTRRVEPHHLQHYMGSWVLIAYCRRRSDWRKFFLSRMTEPKILPECFDPRPRADWQGQLEGGFGIFQGTGLTHVVLRFSPFRAAWIREQLWHPHQRLSEHPDGSLDLSFPVADFREIKLRVLQFGADVEVIEPEELRRQVREEIGRMVGVYRNG
- the cas3g gene encoding type I-G CRISPR-associated helicase/endonuclease Cas3g; amino-acid sequence: MMEVFMDTHLSFDSQFECLTGHGPFPWQRKLFGEFLEKQFREACPAPTGLGKTSIIAIWLLALVHHALNGSMSGYPRRLVYVVNRRTIVDQATDEAEKMRKVLVANPALWAIAEALRSLQARADAIPLALSTLRGQFADNAEWRHDPARPAIIVGTVDMIGSRLLFSGYGCGFKSRPLHAGFLGQDALLVHDEAHLEPAFQEMLSAIAAEQRRCQEFGLFRVMELTATSRSDASGEEDLFTEEDQTHGVARKRLGAKKGIAFHPVDDERRVADKVEQLAKGYKDSGQAILVFLRGVREVTKVAAALRKVVPECVETLTGTLRGYERDALARENSIFARFLPSTEATPRTGTVYLLCTSAGEVGVNISADHLVCDLTPFDSMMQRFGRVNRFGAGDARIDVVHRTYAKDADAREPESSTKTKEKPFTPFDRACGRTLTVLQRLPMRDDQRRDANPVALSKIPVADRQAAFTPPPGILPTSEILFDAWALTTVRQKLPGRPPVADWLHGVTEWEQPATHIAWRDEVGFVGGMSQAPPPEDLLEDYPLKPHELLRDQTPRVFSELEKVAARCPLTPVWLLNSDGVVEVLSLTRLVERDKQKKPVLNLADCTVLLPPVVGGLEGGILNGDAGNSSGAIYDIADHWLDGNGRPRRCRVWDDDDPPLWMRLVRTIDVRPDGDEEEDEEADSTSRRYWHWYVRPRSADDEGSRTARIKEELTPHLCSAEDFATRLVDRLGLEGLEAKAVVLATRWHDRGKDRLVWQRSIGNRDYPQQVLAKSGPGMWPINLSEYRHEFGSLVDLSSDTEFLELPAEIRDLVLHLVAAHHGRARPHFPAHETFDPNWPDMVTMAIVNEIPRRYGRLQRKYGRWGLAYLESLVRSADAMASQLGPGEVFADGGVSPSQGGV
- the cas7g gene encoding type I-G CRISPR-associated RAMP protein Csb1/Cas7g, which produces MNDLVQKFDHWLENSGPAALVIREKLMPVEGHDGVLFPATFAASEDKTFKGGYNIDEFPDGTNVCLIDSVGSQANRIEPMFMSSEYADLVPQVVVKAGTKRVNLLEAGHRAGDAIVRCSALQQELREAFKAVQNGNAELLAKIAPTSLVFGVWDSRDTQAKLPRLVDSKIRAFNVHKLTRSAQFNPATDYLGQELLEDTSDKKIKDAYAERGFVHVPATGTHGGVIATGGIRRDATLHLAALRLLSAGPDKVKSKTLQRYILGLALTAFTSSAARYLRQGCNLVRDLEKPLEFKVVFNDGSREDANLKHDEALVYAEAVAKEYGVAPGREVLFDINLAKKDVTDSGSKKKAK
- the csb2 gene encoding type I-G CRISPR-associated protein Csb2; protein product: MTMYFALTIDFLDCRFHGRRDGGEPEWPPSPLRVFQALVAAAARMNGGALSDGDSAALQWLQAQTAPVIIAPSGLSSVSPYRLSVPNNAMDLPASYWAVGQDPPGDKAPAKQRSMKTVQPTHLLDGSSIHYLWRMHEPVNAEIVGHVKAIAGPAQNINVLGWGIDVVVGNGTILSAEQVEALFGERWLPHAGTGEGGLRVPVRGTLADLQARHAGFLGRLADGSFVPPPPLVVYDKVNYRRDIDPPLREVAAFSLLRTDASGFRPFDTVKWALTVAGMTRHAARRAAQGSGWPEEGINGCILGHGESIGDEKHQPVGSQRLAYLPLPSLEARGDGKAPVVGSVRRVIVTAFDEASGDKINWARRALSGQMLEKEGKAEGDDKEAMALLSLLPGSDKVICAYIRPSSCWATVTPVVLPGYDDPAHYRRRLQIVTNAEEQKRLRDHLHDRIDGLLRKAIRQAYFPEALAKNALIEWRKVGYWRGASLAGRYGVPDHLKRFPRYHVKVRWRDDQQRPVSIGGPVCIGGGRFYGLGLFAPAD